From Alteribacter lacisalsi, a single genomic window includes:
- a CDS encoding ATP-binding cassette domain-containing protein codes for MSQHTADDLAIEARGLVKVFGKHRAVDGVDLNIKKGTVYGFLGPNGAGKTTTIRMLATLLQPDGGEARIFGHDTVKESAEVRSRISLTGQYASIDEDLTGTENLVLMGRLMGYTRKQAKARAAELLHAFGLEDAAKRQVKKYSGGMRRRIDIAASIVVTPELLFLDEPTTGLDPRSRNQVWDIVRTLVSSGTTVLLTTQYLEEADQLADRIAVINEGKIIAEGTSGELKASVGTGTLTIRLADPADREKAKLVVGQVLSGQVFDSADATILTANVSNPSLAAEVLGNLGREGIELSDFSLGQPSLDEVFLTLTGDPAEDKSEKAKEAGD; via the coding sequence GTGAGTCAGCATACAGCAGACGACCTGGCCATTGAAGCAAGAGGACTCGTCAAGGTGTTCGGAAAGCACCGGGCCGTGGACGGTGTGGACCTGAACATTAAGAAGGGGACGGTGTACGGATTTCTCGGACCGAACGGGGCCGGAAAAACAACGACAATCCGGATGCTGGCGACGCTTCTCCAGCCGGACGGCGGGGAAGCGCGCATTTTCGGGCACGACACCGTAAAGGAATCAGCAGAAGTAAGAAGCCGGATCAGCCTGACAGGGCAGTACGCCTCCATAGATGAGGATCTGACCGGAACGGAAAACTTGGTCCTCATGGGACGGCTCATGGGCTATACCCGCAAGCAGGCAAAAGCCCGAGCGGCTGAGCTGCTTCACGCCTTCGGTCTCGAGGACGCCGCGAAGCGACAGGTGAAAAAGTACTCCGGCGGGATGCGGCGACGTATTGATATTGCGGCAAGCATCGTGGTGACACCGGAACTTCTGTTTCTCGATGAGCCTACAACAGGGCTCGATCCCCGGAGCCGCAACCAGGTGTGGGATATCGTCCGCACACTTGTGAGCAGCGGAACCACGGTGCTCCTCACTACGCAGTATCTGGAGGAAGCCGACCAGCTTGCTGACCGGATCGCCGTTATTAATGAAGGAAAAATCATTGCAGAAGGCACGAGCGGTGAACTGAAAGCGTCAGTGGGAACAGGAACGCTTACGATCCGTCTCGCGGATCCGGCCGACCGGGAAAAAGCGAAGCTGGTGGTCGGGCAGGTGCTATCGGGGCAGGTGTTCGACTCAGCCGATGCTACTATTCTGACCGCAAACGTGTCAAACCCGTCTCTTGCTGCAGAAGTGCTCGGGAATCTTGGCCGTGAAGGGATCGAACTGAGCGATTTCTCACTCGGGCAGCCAAGTCTGGATGAAGTATTTCTGACGCTGACCGGTGATCCGGCAGAGGATAAATCAGAAAAAGCAAAGGAGGCGGGAGACTGA
- a CDS encoding ABC transporter permease, whose product MDTVHDDRQEVRDEHLREAVASSERPKPPNAFSSCMTFGSRSLLRIKHIPEQLFDVTVFPIIFLLMFTYLFGGAIAGSTAEYLQFLLPGILVMTVAQITMYTGLDINNDIRKGIFDRFRTLPVWLPSALVGSLLVDTVRYTGASAVMLGLGYILGFRADGGLLGVLAAVGIVLFFSFSISWVWTTLGIIMRSDKSLMMASFMVMFPLTFVSNVFVDPNTLPGWLQGFVDVNPISILVDAVRGLMHGHATIEQIVWVFIVSGIFILIFAPLTMYLYRNKK is encoded by the coding sequence ATGGATACTGTACACGATGACCGCCAGGAAGTGCGGGATGAACATCTTCGGGAAGCGGTGGCTTCCAGTGAGCGGCCGAAACCGCCCAACGCTTTTTCCTCATGTATGACGTTTGGTTCCCGGTCGCTTTTGAGAATCAAGCACATTCCGGAGCAGCTGTTTGATGTAACGGTGTTTCCGATCATTTTTCTTCTGATGTTTACGTACCTGTTCGGCGGCGCTATTGCCGGCTCGACAGCGGAATATCTCCAGTTTCTCCTGCCCGGTATTCTTGTAATGACCGTGGCTCAGATTACGATGTACACAGGACTGGATATTAACAATGATATCCGCAAAGGCATCTTCGACCGCTTCCGGACACTTCCGGTCTGGCTGCCGTCCGCCCTGGTCGGCTCACTTCTCGTGGATACCGTGCGCTACACAGGTGCTTCCGCGGTCATGCTCGGCCTCGGCTACATTCTCGGCTTCCGTGCCGACGGCGGCCTGCTCGGCGTCCTGGCTGCTGTGGGAATTGTGCTGTTTTTCAGTTTCAGCATTTCCTGGGTATGGACGACACTCGGGATCATCATGCGCTCTGATAAATCGCTCATGATGGCCAGCTTTATGGTAATGTTTCCCCTCACGTTTGTGAGTAACGTGTTCGTGGATCCGAACACGCTTCCGGGCTGGCTGCAGGGCTTCGTAGATGTGAACCCGATTTCCATCCTCGTGGATGCGGTGCGCGGTCTTATGCACGGGCACGCAACCATTGAACAGATTGTCTGGGTATTTATCGTGTCAGGCATTTTTATCCTCATTTTTGCCCCGCTGACGATGTACCTTTACAGGAATAAGAAATAA
- a CDS encoding sugar-binding transcriptional regulator, which translates to MDATKLKRIVRAAKMYYQLDYSQQQIAAELGISRPSVSRLLHEAKEQGIVRVEIIDPTEDAEKLSDVIRRRYGLAECIIVSASSRDDATIKTAIGKRAAAYLRDTVKDGDTIGATWGTTLYEVTRHLTPKHVNGVKVVQLNGGVSHSETNTYAHDILNRLGETFSTAPHFLPLPAVVDHPVVKEAIVADRHIRRTLDLGKKANLALITVGDRTDNSSLVQAGYFTEEDLKVLKEKGAAGDICSTFIDRSGRICNETLAARTIGIELDDLRKKERSVLVAGGLNKVEGIIGALNGGYANVLITDQFTAESMVERQTGEAPA; encoded by the coding sequence ATGGATGCAACAAAGCTAAAGCGGATTGTCCGCGCCGCGAAAATGTACTATCAGCTCGATTACAGCCAGCAGCAGATCGCAGCGGAACTGGGGATTTCCAGGCCGTCAGTGTCGCGGCTGCTCCATGAAGCAAAGGAACAGGGCATCGTCCGCGTAGAGATCATCGATCCTACAGAGGACGCGGAAAAGCTGAGTGATGTGATACGCCGGCGTTACGGCCTTGCTGAATGCATAATTGTAAGCGCATCCAGTCGGGACGACGCCACGATCAAGACCGCCATCGGCAAAAGAGCCGCAGCCTACCTGAGAGATACGGTGAAGGACGGGGATACGATCGGCGCCACGTGGGGAACGACGCTCTATGAAGTGACTCGCCACCTCACGCCGAAGCATGTGAATGGCGTCAAGGTAGTTCAGCTGAACGGCGGCGTCAGCCATTCGGAAACGAACACATACGCCCACGATATTTTAAATCGTCTCGGAGAAACGTTCAGTACCGCACCGCATTTTCTCCCGCTCCCCGCAGTGGTGGATCATCCGGTCGTGAAAGAGGCGATTGTGGCCGACAGGCATATCAGGCGGACGCTTGATCTCGGGAAAAAAGCGAATCTGGCCCTGATCACAGTCGGGGACCGGACCGACAATTCCTCCCTGGTGCAGGCCGGCTATTTTACCGAGGAAGATCTAAAAGTCCTGAAGGAAAAAGGAGCAGCAGGCGATATCTGCTCCACCTTTATTGACCGCTCAGGCAGGATCTGCAATGAGACACTTGCAGCCCGCACCATTGGAATTGAGCTTGATGATCTGCGGAAAAAAGAGCGGTCCGTACTCGTGGCAGGCGGACTGAACAAAGTGGAGGGCATTATCGGGGCACTCAACGGCGGCTACGCCAACGTACTGATCACGGACCAGTTCACAGCAGAGAGCATGGTTGAGCGCCAGACCGGGGAGGCTCCCGCTTGA
- a CDS encoding phosphate propanoyltransferase, translated as MNESHLRKLIQQAVVQTLEKESGSAQENQADTTLKPGQVPVAVSNRHIHLSEIAVERLFGKGHQLTKKKNLSQPGQFAAEETVTLIGPKGRIERVRVLGPARGATQVEVSLYDGFTFGVTPPVRSSGDIEGTPGIKIQGPRGQLTIDKGLICAARHIHMHPDDAAQFGVKDGDLVQIMVNSERPLTFDRTLIRVSEKYKLEMHIDLDEANAAGIKQGAVGELKPGT; from the coding sequence ATGAACGAATCTCATCTACGAAAACTGATTCAGCAGGCCGTTGTTCAGACACTTGAAAAAGAGTCGGGAAGCGCGCAGGAAAATCAGGCAGACACTACGCTAAAGCCCGGGCAGGTTCCGGTTGCCGTATCGAACCGGCACATCCACCTCTCGGAAATCGCGGTGGAACGCCTGTTCGGAAAAGGGCACCAGCTGACAAAAAAGAAAAACCTCTCCCAGCCGGGACAGTTTGCGGCAGAGGAAACCGTCACGCTGATCGGACCTAAAGGCCGGATCGAACGGGTCCGTGTTCTCGGTCCGGCAAGAGGTGCTACCCAGGTGGAGGTGAGTCTCTACGACGGCTTCACCTTTGGAGTGACCCCGCCGGTAAGAAGTTCAGGTGACATTGAAGGAACCCCGGGAATTAAAATTCAGGGCCCGCGCGGCCAGCTAACCATCGATAAAGGCCTCATCTGCGCAGCCCGGCACATTCATATGCACCCGGATGACGCAGCCCAGTTCGGCGTAAAGGACGGGGATCTGGTTCAAATTATGGTGAACAGTGAACGGCCGCTGACATTTGACCGGACACTCATCCGTGTGTCGGAAAAATACAAACTTGAGATGCACATTGATCTCGATGAAGCCAATGCGGCCGGGATCAAGCAGGGAGCCGTGGGCGAACTGAAACCAGGCACGTAA
- a CDS encoding EutN/CcmL family microcompartment protein translates to MMIGRVVGSVVSTTKAEKLNGKKMLVVQPLDMVTIEPDGKPLVSIDTVGSGTGEVVMVVGGSSARQTAITKDTPVDSAIVGVIDHVEIDGKRTFESGGSE, encoded by the coding sequence ATGATGATTGGAAGAGTAGTCGGCAGCGTCGTATCAACGACCAAGGCCGAGAAACTCAATGGAAAAAAGATGCTCGTCGTCCAGCCTCTCGATATGGTCACGATTGAACCGGACGGCAAGCCGCTCGTATCTATTGATACGGTCGGCTCCGGAACCGGTGAGGTTGTGATGGTCGTAGGCGGAAGCTCTGCCAGGCAGACGGCGATTACGAAAGATACACCTGTCGATTCGGCCATTGTGGGCGTGATTGACCACGTGGAAATTGACGGGAAGCGGACCTTTGAATCAGGAGGGAGCGAATAG
- a CDS encoding aldehyde dehydrogenase family protein: MSISEKDIQKLVEQVVSKVTAGEPGEASKESCGCGCGGNADASGQCITLEKGVFATVDEAVAAAQKAEIEFSTTSLKTRKKMIENMRAVSRKHARELAELAVEETGLGRVEDKVAKNLLAADKTPGTEDLTSTTYTGDDGLTLVEYAPLGVVGSITPTTNPGATIINNSLSLVAAGNTVVYNPHPSAKRVSLRAMQLLNEAIVEAGGPANVLTSVSEPSIDTSGEVMNHTGIRALVVTGGGAVVKAAMSTGKKVIAAGPGNPPVVVDETAILEKAARDIVTGASFDNNVLCTAEKEVFVVDRVAHKLKTEMTKNGAFELKGFQLDKVLKTVMVEKDGHRFPNKDFVGKDAAVILEAAGIKADPSVRLLICETGADHPLVTTEMLMPIVPIVKVRDVDTAIAEAVKAEKGNRHTAVMHSQNVTNLTKMAQRIQATIFVKNGPSVSGLGYNSEGFTTLTIAGPTGEGLTSPKTFTRQRRCVLVDGLRII; encoded by the coding sequence ATGAGTATTTCGGAAAAAGATATTCAGAAGCTGGTCGAGCAGGTTGTTTCCAAAGTGACAGCCGGCGAGCCGGGTGAAGCGTCGAAGGAGTCCTGCGGCTGTGGCTGCGGGGGCAATGCTGACGCTTCGGGTCAGTGCATCACGCTTGAAAAAGGCGTGTTCGCCACAGTCGATGAAGCCGTGGCAGCAGCCCAAAAAGCAGAAATTGAATTCAGTACAACATCACTTAAGACACGTAAAAAGATGATCGAAAACATGCGCGCCGTAAGCCGAAAGCACGCCCGTGAACTGGCGGAACTGGCGGTGGAGGAAACAGGTCTTGGTCGGGTAGAGGATAAAGTCGCGAAGAACCTTCTCGCTGCCGACAAAACACCGGGCACAGAAGACCTGACAAGCACGACTTACACCGGGGACGACGGCCTCACGCTCGTAGAGTATGCCCCGCTCGGTGTTGTCGGATCAATTACGCCGACCACAAACCCGGGCGCCACGATTATTAACAACAGCCTCTCCCTCGTGGCTGCAGGCAACACGGTTGTCTACAACCCGCACCCGAGTGCGAAGCGCGTATCGCTTCGGGCGATGCAGCTGTTAAACGAAGCCATCGTTGAAGCAGGCGGACCGGCAAACGTGCTTACTTCCGTTTCTGAACCGTCCATCGACACGAGTGGCGAAGTGATGAATCACACAGGCATCCGCGCACTTGTTGTCACAGGCGGCGGTGCGGTCGTGAAAGCGGCCATGAGCACCGGGAAAAAAGTCATTGCAGCCGGGCCGGGTAACCCGCCGGTTGTGGTGGACGAAACGGCGATTCTGGAAAAAGCAGCCCGGGACATCGTCACCGGCGCAAGCTTTGACAACAACGTGCTCTGCACAGCGGAAAAAGAAGTGTTCGTCGTGGACCGCGTGGCACACAAGCTGAAAACGGAGATGACGAAAAACGGCGCCTTTGAACTGAAAGGCTTCCAGCTCGATAAAGTGTTAAAAACCGTCATGGTGGAAAAAGACGGCCACCGTTTTCCGAACAAGGATTTCGTCGGTAAAGACGCAGCGGTCATTCTTGAAGCAGCGGGGATTAAAGCGGATCCTTCCGTGCGCCTTCTGATTTGCGAAACAGGAGCTGATCACCCGCTCGTGACAACGGAGATGCTCATGCCGATCGTCCCGATCGTCAAAGTCCGCGATGTGGATACGGCGATTGCCGAAGCGGTCAAAGCAGAAAAAGGCAACCGCCACACCGCGGTCATGCACTCCCAGAACGTGACGAACCTGACGAAAATGGCTCAGCGGATCCAGGCAACAATCTTTGTGAAAAACGGACCGTCCGTCAGCGGACTCGGCTATAACAGTGAAGGTTTTACCACCCTCACAATCGCCGGCCCGACAGGGGAAGGACTCACATCGCCGAAGACATTCACCCGTCAGCGCCGATGCGTTCTTGTCGACGGACTCCGGATCATATAA
- a CDS encoding BMC domain-containing protein, producing MNREALGMIETRGLVGAIEAADAMVKAANVQLVGRELVGGGLVSVLVRGDVGAVKAATEAGAEAAQRVGELTSVHVIPRPNGEVEAIIPKSE from the coding sequence ATGAACAGAGAAGCACTGGGCATGATCGAAACAAGAGGACTAGTAGGAGCAATTGAAGCAGCGGACGCGATGGTCAAAGCGGCGAACGTACAGCTTGTAGGAAGAGAACTCGTAGGCGGCGGACTTGTCAGTGTCCTCGTACGCGGAGATGTCGGCGCAGTAAAAGCAGCTACGGAAGCAGGAGCTGAAGCCGCCCAGCGTGTTGGCGAACTCACTTCTGTACACGTGATCCCTCGCCCGAACGGCGAAGTGGAAGCCATCATCCCGAAATCGGAATAG
- the tpiA gene encoding triose-phosphate isomerase, translated as MTESMEQYIRSLVEKSVQGVLADGTVNESGRRGLVIGNWKMNMSIEEAALLFEGMKGEAPACDVAVCPPFPLLYPVKVMLAQFQDQIVLGAQNMHWADQGAHTGEVSASMLKELDCRYVILGHSERRQAGETDEEVNLKVKQALSEGLQPVLCVGETKEEREQGRSGEVVISQLHAGLDGVENVNSVVVAYEPVWAIGTGLAATPEQAQDVHRTIRQTLTNQFGDAAARVPLLYGGSVKADNALSLAVMDDIDGALVGGASLIAVEFKGVIDGFSRG; from the coding sequence ATGACGGAATCAATGGAACAATACATCCGCTCACTCGTGGAAAAAAGCGTGCAGGGCGTACTCGCTGATGGCACGGTAAACGAAAGCGGCAGACGGGGGCTTGTGATCGGCAACTGGAAAATGAACATGTCGATTGAAGAGGCCGCACTGCTGTTTGAAGGCATGAAAGGTGAAGCGCCCGCGTGTGACGTGGCCGTCTGTCCGCCCTTTCCTCTTCTTTATCCGGTCAAAGTGATGCTCGCCCAGTTTCAGGATCAGATTGTTCTCGGTGCCCAGAACATGCACTGGGCCGATCAAGGCGCCCATACCGGGGAAGTTTCAGCCTCAATGCTGAAAGAACTGGACTGCCGTTACGTGATCCTCGGTCACTCCGAGCGCCGGCAGGCAGGAGAGACAGATGAGGAAGTTAACCTCAAAGTAAAACAGGCTCTCTCTGAAGGGCTCCAGCCGGTCCTCTGCGTCGGCGAGACGAAAGAGGAGCGGGAACAGGGACGGAGCGGAGAAGTCGTTATCAGCCAGCTTCACGCCGGTCTTGATGGCGTAGAGAACGTGAACAGCGTTGTTGTCGCCTACGAACCGGTCTGGGCGATCGGCACAGGACTTGCCGCCACACCTGAACAGGCGCAGGACGTACACCGGACGATCCGGCAGACGCTCACGAATCAGTTCGGCGATGCTGCAGCCCGCGTGCCGCTTCTTTACGGTGGATCAGTCAAAGCAGACAACGCCCTGAGTCTGGCAGTCATGGATGATATCGACGGCGCGCTCGTCGGCGGTGCCAGCCTGATTGCAGTAGAATTCAAAGGCGTCATTGACGGATTTTCCAGAGGGTAG
- the rpiB gene encoding ribose 5-phosphate isomerase B, which translates to MKKKVAIASDHGGFELKETIKKQLTELGYEYLDFGCHNGESVDYPDIAFLVGECVATHDDYMGIIIDGAGIGSGMTANKIPGVRCAVCWDLSSVINSRDHNNANVLSIGGQSLGAGVAKQMVQTWLETEFSGGRHDRRVTKIMEIESRFIKRS; encoded by the coding sequence ATGAAAAAGAAAGTAGCCATCGCAAGCGACCATGGCGGCTTCGAGCTCAAGGAAACAATCAAAAAGCAGCTCACCGAGCTAGGATACGAATATCTCGATTTCGGCTGCCATAACGGTGAATCTGTCGACTATCCGGACATCGCGTTCCTCGTCGGCGAATGCGTTGCCACACACGACGACTATATGGGGATCATCATCGACGGTGCCGGCATCGGCAGCGGGATGACCGCCAACAAAATTCCCGGCGTACGCTGTGCGGTTTGCTGGGACCTGTCCTCAGTCATTAACAGCCGCGACCACAACAACGCCAACGTTCTCTCGATCGGCGGCCAGTCCCTCGGGGCCGGCGTAGCCAAACAGATGGTGCAGACGTGGCTTGAAACGGAATTTTCCGGCGGCCGCCACGACCGACGCGTCACAAAGATTATGGAAATCGAAAGCCGGTTTATTAAGCGGAGCTGA
- a CDS encoding EutN/CcmL family microcompartment protein — translation MFIGKVVGNVVCTHKDPSLTGIKLMVVHPLKDDLTPKGKPIIAIDTVGQAGYGDIVYLAKSGESGMPLKKDMVASDAGIMGIIDHYYIEEKKQN, via the coding sequence ATGTTTATCGGAAAAGTCGTTGGGAACGTCGTCTGTACACATAAAGATCCGAGCCTGACAGGCATCAAGCTCATGGTGGTCCATCCGCTGAAAGATGACCTGACCCCAAAAGGCAAGCCGATTATCGCCATCGACACTGTCGGACAGGCCGGATACGGAGACATCGTATACTTAGCCAAGAGCGGGGAATCGGGCATGCCGCTCAAAAAAGACATGGTCGCATCCGACGCCGGTATTATGGGCATCATCGACCACTACTATATCGAAGAAAAAAAGCAGAATTAA
- a CDS encoding BMC domain-containing protein, which produces MNNALGMIETKGLVGAVEAADAMMKAANVTLVGKVNVGGGLVTVMVRGDVGAVKAATEAGADAAGRVGEFLSVHVIPRPHQEVEKVLPQSE; this is translated from the coding sequence ATGAATAACGCACTTGGAATGATCGAAACTAAAGGACTTGTAGGAGCAGTAGAAGCAGCAGACGCAATGATGAAAGCAGCAAACGTAACACTCGTAGGAAAAGTAAACGTCGGCGGCGGCCTTGTAACCGTAATGGTTCGCGGCGATGTAGGAGCAGTAAAAGCAGCAACAGAAGCAGGAGCAGACGCAGCAGGACGCGTAGGTGAATTCCTTTCTGTACACGTAATTCCGCGCCCTCACCAGGAAGTTGAAAAAGTTCTTCCACAGTCTGAATAA
- a CDS encoding EutN/CcmL family microcompartment protein — MKLAKVIGNVVATVKTESHQNTKMMVVEPVDQTGASIGGSFLAVDGAQAGIGDTVLIIEEGGSARAIMGNPEGAVDAIIAGVVDRLEE; from the coding sequence ATGAAACTGGCAAAAGTGATCGGAAACGTCGTCGCCACAGTGAAAACCGAAAGTCATCAAAATACGAAGATGATGGTGGTTGAGCCGGTCGACCAGACCGGCGCATCCATCGGCGGATCATTTCTCGCTGTGGACGGTGCCCAGGCAGGCATCGGCGACACCGTACTGATTATTGAAGAAGGAGGCTCCGCCCGGGCCATCATGGGCAATCCGGAAGGAGCTGTGGACGCCATCATCGCAGGCGTCGTCGATCGACTAGAAGAATAA
- the deoC gene encoding deoxyribose-phosphate aldolase: MIDHTLLKPESTKDQIVKLCEEAKEYKFATVCVNPSWIPTAAAELAGSDVGITTVVGFPLGASTTFSKMTETRDALASGATEIDMVANIGALKSGDYEQVKQDIAGVVHAANGQAPVKVIIETGYLTEEEKKKACMLSKMAGADFVKTSTGFGPGCATPEDIRLMREAVGPDLGVKASACVRDLDTARKMVQAGATRIGASAGIAIVTGGKGEGY, translated from the coding sequence ATGATTGATCATACCCTACTGAAACCTGAAAGTACGAAAGACCAGATCGTGAAACTTTGTGAAGAAGCAAAAGAATATAAATTTGCCACAGTATGTGTGAATCCTTCCTGGATTCCAACAGCCGCAGCAGAACTCGCTGGCTCTGACGTGGGCATTACGACAGTTGTCGGATTCCCACTCGGCGCGTCCACGACGTTCTCGAAAATGACAGAAACCCGTGACGCACTTGCATCCGGCGCGACTGAGATTGATATGGTAGCCAACATCGGCGCCCTGAAATCCGGCGATTACGAGCAGGTGAAGCAGGACATCGCAGGTGTGGTCCATGCGGCAAACGGCCAGGCTCCAGTGAAAGTCATCATCGAAACCGGCTACCTGACAGAAGAAGAAAAGAAGAAAGCGTGCATGCTGTCCAAAATGGCAGGCGCTGACTTCGTCAAAACATCCACAGGCTTTGGGCCGGGATGTGCAACTCCGGAAGACATCAGACTCATGCGTGAAGCCGTCGGTCCTGACTTGGGTGTAAAAGCGAGCGCGTGCGTACGTGACCTCGATACTGCCCGCAAAATGGTACAGGCAGGCGCCACACGGATCGGTGCGTCAGCCGGGATCGCCATCGTTACAGGCGGTAAAGGCGAAGGATATTAA